Proteins encoded in a region of the Thermocaproicibacter melissae genome:
- the murC gene encoding UDP-N-acetylmuramate--L-alanine ligase produces the protein MENNDILSKVKKIHFIGIGGSGMCPIAEILLHKGYELSGSDNAESDTLARIRSYGIPVSMGQRAENIKDAELVVFSAAIKDDNPELVAARQKGIPTVERSVMLGMVTRHFPNTIAVSGTHGKTTTTAMITQVLLEAGLDPSAIIGGKLPLIGGNGRVGKSDTIVCEACEFVDTFLQLNPAISIILNIDNDHLDYFGTVENAIRSFHQFCKQTTGTIIVNGDNANALKAVEGITNARIVTYGFAPSNDYCAADIQPTFRAREQFTVLKKGEKAADISLSVPGKHNIYNALAAFAIGDLMGIDAQQIAKSLHAFTGVHRRFELLGEFGGVTVADDFAHHPTEITATLTAAKEMGFSSVWAVFQPHTYSRTYLLFNDFVKALKIADHVVLSEILAVRETNIYNIYAKDLAEKIPGCVWFKTFEEISDYVIKNAKDGDLILTLGGGDIYKCANMIVEKYKKLGK, from the coding sequence ATGGAAAACAATGATATCCTTTCAAAAGTGAAAAAAATACATTTTATCGGAATCGGCGGTTCCGGCATGTGCCCGATTGCCGAAATCCTTTTGCATAAAGGTTATGAACTCTCCGGCTCAGACAACGCAGAATCGGATACCCTCGCAAGAATCCGCAGCTATGGTATCCCCGTTTCTATGGGTCAGAGAGCTGAAAATATTAAAGACGCCGAATTGGTTGTCTTTTCCGCTGCAATTAAAGACGATAACCCCGAACTTGTAGCGGCCCGCCAAAAAGGGATTCCAACCGTGGAGCGTTCCGTCATGCTCGGCATGGTAACACGGCATTTTCCAAACACCATCGCCGTATCCGGAACACACGGAAAAACGACGACCACAGCGATGATAACACAGGTTCTTTTGGAGGCTGGGCTTGACCCTTCTGCAATTATCGGCGGGAAACTTCCGCTCATCGGCGGCAACGGTCGGGTCGGCAAATCCGACACCATCGTCTGCGAGGCCTGCGAGTTTGTTGATACATTTCTACAGCTGAACCCTGCCATTTCCATTATTCTGAATATCGACAACGACCACTTGGACTATTTCGGAACCGTTGAGAACGCCATTCGTTCCTTCCATCAGTTCTGCAAACAGACTACCGGAACCATTATTGTAAACGGCGATAACGCAAATGCCTTAAAAGCAGTGGAAGGAATCACGAACGCGCGTATCGTCACTTATGGATTTGCGCCTTCTAATGACTACTGCGCCGCCGATATTCAACCGACATTTCGTGCACGGGAACAGTTCACCGTTCTCAAAAAAGGCGAGAAAGCAGCCGACATATCCCTCAGTGTTCCGGGGAAGCACAACATTTACAATGCGCTGGCCGCCTTCGCCATTGGAGACCTGATGGGCATTGACGCGCAGCAGATTGCAAAGAGCCTTCATGCTTTTACGGGTGTCCACCGCAGATTTGAGCTTCTGGGTGAATTCGGCGGCGTTACGGTTGCGGACGACTTTGCCCACCACCCGACTGAGATTACGGCAACCCTTACCGCAGCGAAAGAAATGGGCTTTTCCAGCGTTTGGGCTGTTTTTCAACCGCACACCTATTCCCGCACCTATCTGCTTTTCAATGATTTTGTAAAAGCGCTGAAAATTGCGGACCACGTTGTTCTTTCCGAGATTCTCGCCGTCCGAGAGACAAATATCTATAACATTTACGCAAAAGATCTTGCAGAAAAAATCCCCGGATGCGTTTGGTTCAAGACCTTTGAGGAAATTTCGGATTATGTGATCAAAAATGCAAAGGATGGTGACCTAATCCTTACATTGGGCGGCGGCGATATCTATAAGTGCGCCAACATGATTGTAGAAAAATATAAAAAGCTCGGAAAATAA